The Castor canadensis chromosome 8, mCasCan1.hap1v2, whole genome shotgun sequence genome contains a region encoding:
- the Ltb gene encoding lymphotoxin-beta isoform X1 — protein sequence MGASGLQGRGGRPQGRSCLLLAVAGATSLVTLLLAVPITVLAVLALVHQEQGGPVMEIAARQQGLDESRPSPFLPSSLSATPSSHLRSQIPSTSRNPSSLSRSPGARSSQGEHAWVATLPPIVDSSPVPRFQELSEKETETHLSPKLPAAHLIGAWMKGQGLSWEAKKEEAFLRSGTQFSGAEGLALPQDGLYYLYCNVGYRGRAPPDGRGPLGRSVTLRSSLYRTGGAYGPGTPELLLEGAETVTPVLDGAGRPEYAPLWYTSVGFGGLVQLRSSERVYVNISHPDMVDYRRGKTFFGAVMVG from the exons ATGGGGGCATCGGGGCTGCAGGGTCGGGGTGGGAGGCCCCAGGGGAGGAGctgcctcctgctggctgtggcAGGAGCCACTTCGCTGGTGACCCTGCTGCTGGCAGTGCCTATCACTGTCCTGGCTGTGCTGGCCTTGGTGCACCAGGAGCAGGGAGGACCG GTAATGGAGATTGCTGCCCGGCAGCAAGGACTGGATGAGAGTAGACCATCTCCTTTCCTGCCCTCCAGCCTGTCAGCAACTCCCAGCTCCCATCTGCGTTCCCAGATACCCTCTACCTCCAGGAATCCGAGCTCCCTATCCCGGAGTCCTGGCGCCCGGTCCTCTCAGGGGGAGCATGCATGGGTAGCCACCCTGCCCCCGATCGTGGACTCTTCTCCAGTTCCAAGATTTCAGGAACTGtcagaaaaggagacagaaacaCATCTCAGCCCCAAGCTCCCTGCTGCCCACCTCATAG GCGCTTGGATGAAGGGGCAGGGGCTAAGCTGGGAGGCGAAGAAAGAAGAGGCGTTTCTGAGGAGCGGGACGCAGTTCTCCGGCGCGGAGGGGCTGGCGCTGCCGCAGGATGGCCTCTATTATCTCTACTGTAACGTCGGCTACCGGGGCCGGGCGCCCCCTGATGGCCGAGGCCCCCTGGGCCGCTCGGTCACGCTGCGCAGCTCTCTGTACCGGACTGGAGGCGCCTACGGGCCGGGCACTCCGGAACTGCTGCTCGAGGGCGCCGAGACCGTGACCCCAGTGCTGGACGGTGCCGGGAGGCCCGAGTACGCGCCCCTATGGTACACCAGCGTGGGGTTCGGCGGCCTGGTGCAGCTCCGGAGCAGCGAGAGGGTGTATGTCAACATCAGTCATCCCGATATGGTGGACTACAGGAGAGGAAAGACCTTCTTTGGGGCGGTGATGGTGGGGTGA
- the Tnf gene encoding tumor necrosis factor isoform X1 encodes MSTESMIQDVELAEEALPKKAGGPQGSRRCLCLSLFSFLLVAGATTLFCLLHFGVIGPQREEQFGNSLPFNSHLAQTLTLRSSSQNASDKPVAHVVANHQVEEQLQWLSRRANALLANGMELIDNQLVVPADGLYLIYSQVLFKGQGCPSYVLLTHTVSRFAVSYRENVNLLSAIKSPCQKETPEGAELKPWYEPIYLGGVFQLEKGDRLSAEVNLPSYLDFAESGQVYFGVIAL; translated from the exons ATGAGCACTGAAAGCATGATCCAGGACGTGGAACTGGCAGAGGAGGCACTCCCCAAGAAGGCGGGGGGCCCCCAGGGCTCCAGACGGTGCTTGTGCCTCAgcctcttctccttcctgcttGTGGCAGGAGCCACCACGCTTTTCTGCCTGCTTCACTTCGGGGTGATCGGCCCCCAGAGGGAAGAG CAGTTCGGGAATAGCCTTCCTTTCAACAGCCACCTGGCCCAGACCCTCACACTCA GATCATCATCGCAAAATGCAAGTGACAAGCCTGTAGCCCATGTTGTAG caAACCACCAAGTGGAGGAGCAGCTGCAGTGGCTGAGCCGGCGTGCCAATGCTCTCCTTGCAAATGGCATGGAGCTGATAGACAACCAGCTGGTTGTGCCAGCAGACGGACTGTACCTCATCTACTCCCAGGTCCTTTTCAAAGGCCAAGGCTGTCCCTCCTATGTACTTCTCACCCATACAGTGAGCCGCTTCGCCGTCTCCTATCGGGAAAACGTTAACCTCCTCTCTGCCATCAAGAGCCCCTGCCAGAAGGAGACCCCAGAGGGGGCTGAGCTCAAGCCCTGGTATGAGCCCATCTACCTGGGGGGGGTCTTCCAGCTGGAGAAGGGTGACCGACTCAGTGCGGAAGTCAATCTGCCCAGCTATCTAGACTTTGCTGAGTCTGGGCAGGTCTACTTTGGGGTCATTGCTCTGTGA
- the Ltb gene encoding lymphotoxin-beta isoform X2, whose translation MGASGLQGRGGRPQGRSCLLLAVAGATSLVTLLLAVPITVLAVLALVHQEQGGPVNFRNCQKRRQKHISAPSSLLPTS comes from the exons ATGGGGGCATCGGGGCTGCAGGGTCGGGGTGGGAGGCCCCAGGGGAGGAGctgcctcctgctggctgtggcAGGAGCCACTTCGCTGGTGACCCTGCTGCTGGCAGTGCCTATCACTGTCCTGGCTGTGCTGGCCTTGGTGCACCAGGAGCAGGGAGGACCGGTGA ATTTCAGGAACTGtcagaaaaggagacagaaacaCATCTCAGCCCCAAGCTCCCTGCTGCCCACCTCATAG
- the Lst1 gene encoding leukocyte-specific transcript 1 protein isoform X3, whose product MEKPLRGDMDHQPLFWGLGLGGLLLLLVIIVSICLCRLHRRVKRLEKSQAQLPEQEPHYASLQRLPVSSSDHVDGEGEGIKEDPSTDYACIAKNRST is encoded by the exons ATGGAGAAGCCACTGAGGGGAG ACATGGACCATCAACCACTCTTTTGGGGCTTGGGGCTGGGAGGGCTTCTGCTTCTCCTTGTGATCATTGTGTCCATCTGCTTGTGTCGGCTCCATCGGAGAG TGAAGAGGCTGGAGAAGAGCCAG GCCCAGCTCCCAGAGCAGGAGCCCCACTATGCATCTCTTCAGAGATTGCCAGTGTCCAGCAGTGACCACGTCGATGGAGAAGGGGAAGGCATAAAGGAGGACCCCAGCACCGACTATGCCTGCATTGCCAAGAACAGATCCACCTGA
- the Ncr3 gene encoding natural cytotoxicity triggering receptor 3 isoform X2 has protein sequence MAWTLSLIFIMVYAGSCALWVCQLPEIHTQEGTTTLLPCSFNASQGTLAIGSVTWYRDKVALGKEADLHIWDTQCHDAGVYVCRVEVLGLGVGTGNGTRLLVKKGPLQTKTIMVLFLRAGLYALSFLSVAMGSTLYYQGKCYCHTGIQCTPWRAS, from the exons ATGGCCTGGACGCTGTCGCTCATCTTTATCATGGTCTATGCAG GATCCTGTGCTCTCTGGGTGTGCCAGCTCCCTGAGATTCATACCCAAGAGGGCACCACTACTCTCCTGCCCTGCTCCTTCAATGCTAGCCAAGGGACACTAGCCATTGGCTCTGTCACATGGTACCGAGATAAAGTGGCCTTAGGGAAGGAG GCTGACCTGCACATCTGGGACACCCAATGCCATGACGCCGGCGTCTATGTGTGCAGAGTGGAGGTGCTGGGGCTGGGTGTCGGGACAGGGAATGGGACTCGGCTGCTTGTGAAGAAAG GACCTCTTCAGACAAAGACCATCATGGTGCTCTTCCTTCGAGCTGGACTCTATGCCCTCAGCTTCCTCTCTGTGGCCATGGGTAGCACCCTCTATTACCAAGGCAAAT GCTACTGtcatactggaatacaatgtACTCCTTGGAGAGCCTCCTAG
- the Tnf gene encoding tumor necrosis factor isoform X2 produces the protein MSTESMIQDVELAEEALPKKAGGPQGSRRCLCLSLFSFLLVAGATTLFCLLHFGVIGPQREEFGNSLPFNSHLAQTLTLRSSSQNASDKPVAHVVANHQVEEQLQWLSRRANALLANGMELIDNQLVVPADGLYLIYSQVLFKGQGCPSYVLLTHTVSRFAVSYRENVNLLSAIKSPCQKETPEGAELKPWYEPIYLGGVFQLEKGDRLSAEVNLPSYLDFAESGQVYFGVIAL, from the exons ATGAGCACTGAAAGCATGATCCAGGACGTGGAACTGGCAGAGGAGGCACTCCCCAAGAAGGCGGGGGGCCCCCAGGGCTCCAGACGGTGCTTGTGCCTCAgcctcttctccttcctgcttGTGGCAGGAGCCACCACGCTTTTCTGCCTGCTTCACTTCGGGGTGATCGGCCCCCAGAGGGAAGAG TTCGGGAATAGCCTTCCTTTCAACAGCCACCTGGCCCAGACCCTCACACTCA GATCATCATCGCAAAATGCAAGTGACAAGCCTGTAGCCCATGTTGTAG caAACCACCAAGTGGAGGAGCAGCTGCAGTGGCTGAGCCGGCGTGCCAATGCTCTCCTTGCAAATGGCATGGAGCTGATAGACAACCAGCTGGTTGTGCCAGCAGACGGACTGTACCTCATCTACTCCCAGGTCCTTTTCAAAGGCCAAGGCTGTCCCTCCTATGTACTTCTCACCCATACAGTGAGCCGCTTCGCCGTCTCCTATCGGGAAAACGTTAACCTCCTCTCTGCCATCAAGAGCCCCTGCCAGAAGGAGACCCCAGAGGGGGCTGAGCTCAAGCCCTGGTATGAGCCCATCTACCTGGGGGGGGTCTTCCAGCTGGAGAAGGGTGACCGACTCAGTGCGGAAGTCAATCTGCCCAGCTATCTAGACTTTGCTGAGTCTGGGCAGGTCTACTTTGGGGTCATTGCTCTGTGA
- the Lst1 gene encoding leukocyte-specific transcript 1 protein isoform X1 → MSDCNSQWQLNMDHQPLFWGLGLGGLLLLLVIIVSICLCRLHRRVKRLEKSQAQLPEQEPHYASLQRLPVSSSDHVDGEGEGIKEDPSTDYACIAKNRST, encoded by the exons ATGTCAGATTGCAACAGTCAATGGCAGTTGA ACATGGACCATCAACCACTCTTTTGGGGCTTGGGGCTGGGAGGGCTTCTGCTTCTCCTTGTGATCATTGTGTCCATCTGCTTGTGTCGGCTCCATCGGAGAG TGAAGAGGCTGGAGAAGAGCCAG GCCCAGCTCCCAGAGCAGGAGCCCCACTATGCATCTCTTCAGAGATTGCCAGTGTCCAGCAGTGACCACGTCGATGGAGAAGGGGAAGGCATAAAGGAGGACCCCAGCACCGACTATGCCTGCATTGCCAAGAACAGATCCACCTGA
- the Lta gene encoding lymphotoxin-alpha: protein MTPPGRLYLRRVLGAPLLFLLGLLLALLLGAQGLPRVGLSPSAARTAHEHPQKHFSHGTLKPAAHLVGDPSMQNSLRWRANTDRAFLRHGFSLNNNSLLVPTNGLYFVYSQVVFSGESCSPNVIPTPLYLAHEVQLFSSQYPFHVPLLSAQKSVCPGPQGPWVRSVYQGAVFLLTKGDQLSTHTDGISHLHFSPSSVFFGAFAL from the exons ATGACACCACCTGGACGTCTCTACCTCCGGAGGGTGCTTGGCgcccccctcctcttcctcctggggCTGCTGCTGGCCCTGCTGCTGGGGGCTCAG GGACTCCCTCGTGTTGGCCTCTCACCCTCAGCTGCCCGGACTGCCCATGAGCACCCTCAGAAGCATTTCTCCCATGGCACCCTCAAGCCTGCTGCTCACCTTGTTG GAGACCCCAGCATGCAGAACTCACTGCGCTGGAGAGCAAATACGGATCGTGCCTTCCTCCGACATGGCTTCTCTTTGAACAACAACTCCCTCCTGGTTCCCACCAATGGCCTCTACTTTGTTTACTCCCAGGTGGTGTTCTCTGGGGAAAGCTGTTCCCCCAATGTCATCCCCACCCCTCTCTACCTAGCTCATGAGGTTCAGCTCTTCTCCTCCCAGTACCCCTTCCATGTGCCTCTTCTCAGTGCTCAGAAATCTGTGTGCCCAGGGCCACAGGGACCTTGGGTGCGCTCAGTGTACCAGGGGGCTGTGTTCTTGCTCACGAAGGGAGATCAGCTATCCACCCACACAGACGGCATCTCCCATCTACATTTCAGCCCCAGTAGTGTCTTCTTCGGAGCTTTTGCTCTGTAG
- the Lst1 gene encoding leukocyte-specific transcript 1 protein isoform X2, with translation MCPHYRPQDMDHQPLFWGLGLGGLLLLLVIIVSICLCRLHRRVKRLEKSQAQLPEQEPHYASLQRLPVSSSDHVDGEGEGIKEDPSTDYACIAKNRST, from the exons ATGTGTCCCCACTACAGGCCACAAG ACATGGACCATCAACCACTCTTTTGGGGCTTGGGGCTGGGAGGGCTTCTGCTTCTCCTTGTGATCATTGTGTCCATCTGCTTGTGTCGGCTCCATCGGAGAG TGAAGAGGCTGGAGAAGAGCCAG GCCCAGCTCCCAGAGCAGGAGCCCCACTATGCATCTCTTCAGAGATTGCCAGTGTCCAGCAGTGACCACGTCGATGGAGAAGGGGAAGGCATAAAGGAGGACCCCAGCACCGACTATGCCTGCATTGCCAAGAACAGATCCACCTGA
- the Ncr3 gene encoding natural cytotoxicity triggering receptor 3 isoform X1 translates to MAWTLSLIFIMVYAGSCALWVCQLPEIHTQEGTTTLLPCSFNASQGTLAIGSVTWYRDKVALGKEVSNMTPEFRGRLAPTSSSRFLYDHQADLHIWDTQCHDAGVYVCRVEVLGLGVGTGNGTRLLVKKGPLQTKTIMVLFLRAGLYALSFLSVAMGSTLYYQGKCYCHTGIQCTPWRAS, encoded by the exons ATGGCCTGGACGCTGTCGCTCATCTTTATCATGGTCTATGCAG GATCCTGTGCTCTCTGGGTGTGCCAGCTCCCTGAGATTCATACCCAAGAGGGCACCACTACTCTCCTGCCCTGCTCCTTCAATGCTAGCCAAGGGACACTAGCCATTGGCTCTGTCACATGGTACCGAGATAAAGTGGCCTTAGGGAAGGAGGTGAGCAATATGACCCCAGAATTCAGGGGCCGCCTGGCCCCCACTTCCTCTTCCCGATTCCTCTATGACCACCAGGCTGACCTGCACATCTGGGACACCCAATGCCATGACGCCGGCGTCTATGTGTGCAGAGTGGAGGTGCTGGGGCTGGGTGTCGGGACAGGGAATGGGACTCGGCTGCTTGTGAAGAAAG GACCTCTTCAGACAAAGACCATCATGGTGCTCTTCCTTCGAGCTGGACTCTATGCCCTCAGCTTCCTCTCTGTGGCCATGGGTAGCACCCTCTATTACCAAGGCAAAT GCTACTGtcatactggaatacaatgtACTCCTTGGAGAGCCTCCTAG